The following are from one region of the Aspergillus chevalieri M1 DNA, chromosome 1, nearly complete sequence genome:
- a CDS encoding uncharacterized protein (COG:S;~EggNog:ENOG410PU32): MTNLTTFSLSIALFGQYEPRKDTIGLILSALPESCVNLELDLDRFKYNGTGTGSEHVCEGIAGCLPRLHHLRLSMGTLCPALLLPNFARDGSIKDEAHFHAPIYQSLKTCIISCHLSGDALTCNEDRSQHPNQSNGLRARLPLVKSLRELVVRGSFPQIERLWLLDGQNYNALDSRESPAWNRRDTVRNKTWVIPWINLHAKNMPFPLITRTPEGQESITTNHGALAALAEAQTWKETVMGSRLPAAILDGPERCKHVVKGAPTISLAQYREISPKGSCSWWGHEKLTGIQLIWATERDGLVDRSPIHELTPPGWMREPDFEGNPGQLIRDNSTA; this comes from the coding sequence ATGACGAACCTGACCACTTTCTCACTGTCTATTGCCTTATTCGGCCAGTATGAACCTCGCAAAGATACAATCGGCTTGATTCTGTCAGCCTTACCTGAATCTTGCGTCAATTTGGAGTTGGACCTGGACCGCTTCAAGTACAATGGCACGGGTACGGGGTCTGAACATGTGTGCGAAGGGATAGCAGGTTGCTTGCCGCGGTTGCATCATCTACGCCTGAGTATGGGAACACTCTGTCCAGCTCTTTTGCTGCCAAACTTTGCAAGAGATGGGTCTATCAAAGATGAAGCTCATTTCCATGCTCCGATCTACCAGTCCCTCAAGACCTGCATCATAAGCTGTCACCTCTCGGGAGACGCTTTGACCTGCAATGAGGACAGAAGTCAGCATCCAAATCAATCTAATGGTTTGCGCGCAAGGTTACCATTGGTTAAGTCCCTGCGTGAACTTGTCGTGCGTGGCAGCTTTCCACAGATCGAACGACTCTGGCTTCTTGACGGACAAAACTACAATGCCCTCGATTCAAGAGAAAGTCCAGCCTGGAACCGTCGTGATACCGTGAGAAACAAAACCTGGGTGATACCTTGGATAAACCTGCATGCTAAAAACATGCCTTTCCCTCTCATTACTCGAACCCCCGAAGGCCAGGAGTCGATCACAACCAACCATGGGGCTCTAGCAGCTCTTGCAGAGGCACAAACGTGGAAGGAGACTGTCATGGGCTCCAGGCTTCCTGCAGCGATATTAGACGGTCCAGAGAGATGTAAACACGTCGTGAAGGGTGCTCCAACTATAAGCCTTGCTCAGTACCGGGAGATAAGCCCTAAGGGAAGCTGTTCGTGGTGGGGACACGAGAAGTTAACAGGAATACAACTGATTTGGGCCACAGAGAGGGATGGTCTCGTAGACAGATCTCCCATTCATGAGCTGACTCCTCCTGGCTGGATGCGAGAACCTGATTTCGAAGGGAATCCAGGTCAGTTGATCCGCGACAACAGCACTGCATGA
- a CDS encoding LysM peptidoglycan-binding domain-containing protein (COG:S;~EggNog:ENOG410PHCM;~InterPro:IPR018392,IPR036779) produces MSTSMPSSTTATASSTTSPVVTPSPTQPNSIASNCNQFAQAKSGDVCYDFAQKNSITPNELYEWNTVLGDNGSNRGTALQANVWYCVGVTG; encoded by the coding sequence ATGAGCACTTCTATGCCCTCATCGACGACTGCTACTGCAAGCAGCACCACCTCCCCCGTTGTCACCCCCTCACCCACTCAACCAAACAGCATTGCAAGCAACTGTAATCAATTTGCACAGGCCAAATCGGGTGATGTCTGCTATGACTTTGCACAGAAGAACAGCATCACCCCTAACGAGCTTTACGAATGGAATACTGTTCTTGGCGACAACGGTTCAAACCGTGGAACTGCTCTGCAGGCGAATGTCTGGTACTGTGTTGGTGTGACTGGTTAG
- a CDS encoding sterol desaturase family protein (COG:I;~EggNog:ENOG410Q1U2;~InterPro:IPR006694;~PFAM:PF04116;~TransMembrane:3 (o64-90i110-129o149-169i);~go_function: GO:0005506 - iron ion binding [Evidence IEA];~go_function: GO:0016491 - oxidoreductase activity [Evidence IEA];~go_process: GO:0008610 - lipid biosynthetic process [Evidence IEA];~go_process: GO:0055114 - oxidation-reduction process [Evidence IEA]): MDVLLDVLDTFVLDRAYAVVLPVHDNAIKPSVLYNENVGRYLELVPSQWAYLSRLPREHILRQFLSFFLITWVFGLFLYFLSATISYYFVYDHRTMQHPKFLRNQIPMEIRQALSAMPVMAALTAPFFVAETQGLTKLYDFPTEAPFPLYNYIQYPLFIAFTDFGIYWIHRGLHHPMIYKRFHKPHHKWIISTPYASYAFHPLDGWAQSVPYHVFPVLFPLQKAAYLGLFTFVTIWTVMIHDGEYAMNSPVVNGSACHTIHHYYFNYNYGQFTTFWDRVGGSYRKPNAELFDREQRMEKKEIDKQVKEMNQLVQEVEGEDDRCYSTGTEKKDS; encoded by the exons ATGGACGTCTTGCTGGATGTGCTAGATACATTCGTGCTGGATCGCGCATACGCCGTGGTCTTGCCTGTCCATGACAATGCCATCAAGCCTTCTGTGTTATACAACGAGAATGTCGGACGTTATCTGGAGCTTGTGCCTAGTCAATGGGCATATCTTTCGCGCTTGCCTAGAGAGCATATCTTACGGCAGTTTCTGAGCTTCTTTTTGATCACTTG GGTCTTCGGTCTGTTTCTATACTTCCTTAGCGCAACGATCTCCTACTACTTCGTCTACGACCATCGAACTATGCAGCACCCTAAATTCTTACGCAACCAGATCCCTATGGAGATCCGGCAGGCACTGAGCGCGATGCCCGTCATGGCTGCCTTGACAGCCCCGTTCTTCGTGGCCGAAACGCAAGGACTCACCAAGCTCTACGATTTCCCGACAGAGGCGCCGTTCCCTCTCTACAACTATATCCAGTATCCGCTTTTCATCGCATTTACGGACTTTGGCATCTACTGGATTCACCGTGGACTGCACCATCCGATGATCTATAAGCGATTCCACAAGCCGCATCACAAATGGATCATTTCGACTCCGTATGCCAGTTATGCGTTCCATCCGCTGGACGGCTGGGCTCAAAGTGTCCCGTACCATGTGTTTCCGGTTCTGTTCCCTCTTCAGAAGGCAGCATACTTGGGTCTGTTTACGTTCGTCACCATCTGGACCGTCATGATTC ATGACGGTGAGTATGCGATGAACTCGCCCGTGGTCAACGGATCTGCCTGCCATACTATTCACCACTACTACTTCAACTACAACTATGGCCAATTCACCACGTTCTGGGACCGCGTCGGAGGCAGCTACCGCAAGCCCAACGCCGAGCTGTTTGACCGTGAACAGCgcatggagaagaaggagattgACAAGCAAGTCAAGGAGATGAACCAGTTGGTGCAGGAGGTtgaaggagaggatgatCGGTGTTATAGCACAGGAACCGAAAAGAAGGATTCATGA